The proteins below come from a single Mya arenaria isolate MELC-2E11 chromosome 6, ASM2691426v1 genomic window:
- the LOC128237856 gene encoding CUB and sushi domain-containing protein 3-like, producing MALDEACPDPTPTNGSSTLYDSGQFALISCDTGFTMNGENYIECVNDTWSTNTTCQIVDCGDPTPTSGSVDSGDTTYLSVVTVTCDSGYDISGSDVITCQSTGSWNATPTCERKDCGSPAATNGAYSGGTLYDQTATLSCDTGYNLQGPEVVYCDVTGWNGTATCNIVDCGDPTPNNGSADIPSGTTYNEPAAVTCDTGFTRNGSSLIVCQADGTWSATPTCAINDCGDPVPSDGSANDTGTTYGTVLSISCNTGWLLSGSPIITCEADSAWSGTPTCDPYDCGDPVPENGASTYTATTLGETATLACNNGYTLSGDTVVTVVFQLLQTEHPNSRKELRTQSLH from the exons CTTGTCCGGACCCAACACCTACAAACGGAAGCTCCACCCTGTACGACAGTGGCCAGTTCGCGCTGATATCATGCGATACGGGATTTACCATGAATGGGGAGAATTACATTGAATGTGTCAACGACACGTGGTCGACCAATACCACGTGTCAAATTGTAG ATTGTGGTGACCCTACTCCTACTAGCGGAAGTGTGGACAGCGGCGACACCACTTACCTTTCTGTTGTAACTGTCACGTGCGATTCTGGTTATGACATCAGTGGAAGTGACGTCATCACATGTCAAAGCACGGGTAGCTGGAACGCTACTCCGACTTGTGAACGGAAAG ATTGCGGTTCTCCGGCTGCTACAAACGGGGCGTACTCAGGCGGCACCTTGTACGACCAGACGGCCACGCTGTCATGTGACACCGGGTACAATCTACAGGGGCCGGAAGTGGTCTACTGCGACGTCACGGGGTGGAATGGGACCGCCACCTGCAACATTGTCG ACTGCGGGGATCCTACGCCAAATAACGGATCCGCCGACATACCGTCGGGAACGACGTACAATGAGCCGGCGGCAGTGACTTGTGATACTGGCTTTACCAGAAACGGAAGTAGTCTGATCGTCTGTCAAGCAGACGGCACCTGGTCAGCTACTCCGACATGCGCCATTAACG ATTGCGGTGACCCCGTACCGAGTGACGGGTCCGCTAACGATACGGGAACTACGTACGGTACGGTGCTCAGCATATCATGTAACACGGGCTGGTTACTTAGCGGGTCCCCCATTATCACGTGCGAGGCAGACTCAGCGTGGTCTGGGACACCGACATGTGACCCATACG ACTGTGGAGACCCTGTACCTGAAAATGGTGCCTCTACATACACAGCTACTACACTGGGGGAGACAGCGACGCTAGCGTGTAACAACGGGTATACACTTTCGGGCGATACGGTAGTG ACTGTGGTATTCCAGTTGTTACAAACGGAACATCCGAATTCCCGAAAGGAACTACGTACACAGAGCTTGCATTGA